A window from Hoeflea sp. IMCC20628 encodes these proteins:
- a CDS encoding pilus assembly protein, which translates to MLKKAAVLKDTSGNFGMAFAILSVPVMLAGGLAVDYVGLSVQKRELQNATDAAALAVAREGNVTGQQAVEIARQIVAANYGFTAAQITATSEDGVASVNASIDKPLVFGGLMSKTSMLVDATSEATYASTKYEIALVLDTTNSMLGGKLVTLQNAIIGLVEDIEGLGLAKDQVKIALVPYSGFVNVGPEFGPVINGGGKVKTPAADWLDQDAKAPIPQSDLPSEFSRFAMFRHLKVDWPGCVETRVPNGSALHDVYDTVPDPADKQSLFTPFFAVDEPDIPLLYANSYLADSGLPLIGKGATETDKEDQLARYGRTGKYVKPKDTDDAIVQVMKWKKPKTDFSPSSTLSIRSAPKGPGFGCEAEPLVTLTTDFTEIKASVKNLTASGTNNMLEGVMWGWRVLSSREPFTEGAAEGSSGVERIMIFVSDGQNSFGNLSNLMGSGYTSMGYLVDGRLDGITAASSGQTATALDKKTLAACTNAKEDGIEIYTVRLEKPIVSTETVLSECASTVITHPLAMHHNV; encoded by the coding sequence ATGCTGAAGAAAGCCGCCGTGCTTAAAGACACATCCGGCAATTTTGGGATGGCATTCGCCATCCTTTCCGTGCCGGTCATGCTGGCTGGCGGGCTCGCGGTCGACTATGTCGGTTTGAGCGTTCAAAAGAGAGAATTACAGAACGCGACGGATGCAGCCGCATTGGCGGTTGCCCGCGAAGGCAATGTCACCGGCCAGCAAGCAGTAGAGATCGCACGTCAAATCGTTGCCGCCAATTACGGCTTCACCGCCGCGCAGATCACTGCCACCTCGGAAGACGGGGTCGCAAGCGTGAATGCAAGCATCGACAAGCCACTGGTTTTTGGCGGGCTCATGAGCAAGACGTCCATGCTGGTGGATGCCACTTCGGAAGCAACCTATGCTTCCACCAAATACGAAATCGCGCTCGTGCTCGATACCACCAACTCAATGTTGGGCGGGAAACTGGTGACATTGCAGAACGCCATCATTGGCCTTGTTGAGGATATTGAAGGACTGGGTCTTGCAAAGGACCAGGTCAAGATTGCACTCGTCCCCTACTCGGGCTTTGTCAACGTCGGTCCGGAATTCGGCCCAGTGATCAACGGCGGTGGCAAGGTCAAGACTCCTGCGGCCGACTGGCTTGATCAGGACGCCAAGGCGCCAATCCCGCAATCGGATTTGCCGTCGGAGTTCAGCCGCTTCGCCATGTTCAGGCATTTGAAGGTGGATTGGCCCGGATGTGTGGAAACCCGTGTGCCCAATGGCAGCGCCTTGCACGACGTGTATGACACCGTTCCCGACCCGGCAGACAAGCAGTCGCTGTTCACGCCGTTCTTTGCAGTCGATGAACCCGACATCCCGCTGTTGTATGCAAATTCCTACCTGGCGGATTCCGGACTGCCTCTAATTGGCAAAGGCGCGACGGAAACCGACAAGGAAGATCAACTTGCTCGCTATGGCCGTACGGGCAAATACGTCAAACCAAAGGATACGGATGACGCCATCGTCCAGGTGATGAAATGGAAGAAGCCGAAGACAGATTTTTCGCCTTCCAGTACGCTTTCCATCCGGTCTGCACCTAAAGGCCCTGGCTTTGGCTGCGAAGCTGAGCCGCTGGTGACGCTGACAACCGACTTTACCGAGATCAAGGCATCAGTGAAAAATCTCACAGCCTCCGGAACCAACAATATGCTGGAAGGTGTGATGTGGGGCTGGCGGGTGCTTTCGAGCCGCGAACCCTTTACCGAAGGTGCAGCTGAAGGCTCGAGCGGTGTCGAGAGAATCATGATCTTCGTCAGCGATGGCCAGAATTCCTTTGGCAATCTGAGCAATCTCATGGGGTCGGGTTACACCAGCATGGGTTACCTGGTTGACGGCCGGCTGGATGGTATCACCGCCGCAAGCTCTGGTCAGACTGCCACGGCGCTCGACAAGAAAACACTGGCCGCCTGCACCAATGCCAAGGAAGACGGCATTGAGATCTACACGGTGCGGCTCGAAAAACCCATCGTCAGCACGGAAACAGTATTGTCGGAGTGCGCCTCCACGGTAATTACCCACCCCCTTGCCATGCACCACAATGTCTGA
- a CDS encoding IS66 family transposase encodes MDRTDLQQLSKDELIEMVLRLQRPAKDSRTSSKPPSTDKKEKRVNSRPGGAKPGHEPHNRVLADFADMFRDHEPTACKRCGHAFSGDDTMVLAGAYDEIDIPAIRPHVTRHRRFSCHCSQCGTTTKATAPAVATATPFGPGIHALAIYLKSFHALSYERLSGVFMDIFGLHASEGAIMNMFARSRPSFQATAQAAKASLRAARVVASDETGVRIEGTNAQHWVFHCKDAVVHQPDYSRAARVVHETMGGHVPEVWISDRYSAQQSHGHRHQTCLAHLARDTAFALEHGEDDLPLRFQLWFGRVFDFARAISTFAASTVASKKRKFDKQLAGLLCAPTSCDLAQKLQAKIGRARDQLLTFCDYPGEVDVTNNTSERKLRPWVIQRKVTNGYRAMWAAQAEANIRTTVDTARLKGANPFQVIASVLA; translated from the coding sequence ATGGATCGGACTGATTTGCAGCAGCTGAGCAAGGACGAATTGATCGAGATGGTGCTTCGGCTCCAACGGCCTGCCAAGGATTCTCGGACGTCTTCCAAGCCGCCCTCTACGGACAAGAAAGAGAAACGCGTCAACTCACGACCGGGTGGAGCCAAGCCCGGGCATGAACCCCACAATAGGGTGCTGGCGGATTTTGCCGACATGTTTCGCGATCATGAACCGACCGCCTGCAAGAGATGCGGCCATGCGTTTTCCGGTGATGATACGATGGTGCTGGCCGGGGCCTATGACGAGATCGATATTCCTGCGATCCGTCCTCATGTCACCCGGCATCGGCGTTTTTCCTGTCATTGCTCGCAATGCGGCACGACGACAAAAGCCACCGCACCTGCCGTGGCAACCGCAACGCCGTTCGGGCCAGGCATTCACGCGCTGGCGATCTACCTCAAGAGTTTCCATGCATTGTCTTACGAACGCCTGAGCGGTGTGTTCATGGATATCTTCGGCCTCCATGCGAGCGAGGGCGCGATCATGAACATGTTTGCCCGCTCCCGTCCGAGCTTCCAGGCCACAGCACAGGCCGCCAAGGCCAGCCTTCGAGCCGCCCGCGTTGTCGCCAGCGACGAAACCGGTGTGCGTATTGAGGGCACAAATGCCCAACACTGGGTTTTTCATTGCAAGGATGCCGTTGTCCACCAGCCCGATTACTCCCGTGCAGCACGGGTCGTTCACGAGACCATGGGCGGCCATGTCCCCGAGGTATGGATATCTGATCGGTATTCAGCCCAGCAATCTCACGGCCATCGACATCAAACCTGCCTTGCACATTTGGCGCGTGATACAGCCTTTGCGCTGGAACATGGCGAGGATGATCTCCCTCTTCGCTTCCAGCTTTGGTTTGGCCGTGTGTTTGATTTCGCCAGAGCCATAAGCACATTCGCTGCGTCTACCGTCGCAAGCAAGAAGCGCAAATTCGATAAACAGCTTGCCGGGCTTCTATGCGCCCCGACTTCATGCGACCTGGCCCAAAAGCTCCAGGCCAAGATCGGGCGGGCCCGCGATCAGCTGCTGACGTTTTGCGACTATCCCGGAGAAGTCGATGTCACCAACAACACATCTGAGCGAAAGCTCCGTCCATGGGTCATTCAGCGAAAGGTGACAAACGGATATCGCGCCATGTGGGCCGCCCAAGCCGAAGCGAACATACGCACGACAGTCGATACCGCACGCCTCAAAGGCGCAAACCCCTTCCAGGTCATCGCATCCGTCCTGGCATAG
- a CDS encoding pilus assembly protein, with amino-acid sequence MQKQASIFRDKSGNFGLAFAILSVPVMLAGGLAVDYVGLSVEKSELQNASDAAALAVAREGNLTDKQALEMARQTIAANYGYTAAQVSVTMKDGVAAVDASVDIPLIFGGFMGKKFIPVNVASEATFAYTKYEIALVLDTTGSMAGGKLVSLQDAVIGLVDGMEALGLQKDQIKFALVPYAGFVNVGPDYGPKVDGLGLISKPGADWLDQDAKAPVSQSDLPSEFSRFAMYKHLGAKWPGCVETRIPEGKAQHDVDDTVPDITNAKSLFTPFFASDEPDVAWKYPNSYLPDEGQPIKGKNATETDKENQLVRYGMTEKYEKPKNVLDAIIKTLKWKKPKIDDSPSSFYSNKSDPKGPGFGCEVEPLVPLTAKFSDITKTVKKLEANGSTNMLEGVMWGWRVLSSREPFSGGADESDSSVEKIMIFLTDGKNSFGNLNNDLGSDYTSMGYLVDGRLDNLTAASANQTTSALDKKTLSACTNAKADGIEIYTIRLEEPDLATGNLLSECASTKAHFFDAPSRQQLAPIFDAIKKGVVKLRLSS; translated from the coding sequence ATGCAGAAACAAGCATCAATCTTCCGGGATAAATCCGGAAACTTCGGCCTGGCTTTCGCAATTCTTTCCGTACCGGTCATGCTGGCTGGTGGGTTGGCGGTCGATTATGTCGGTTTGAGCGTCGAAAAAAGCGAGTTGCAGAATGCATCCGATGCAGCTGCACTGGCGGTTGCCCGGGAAGGCAACCTCACCGACAAACAGGCTCTGGAGATGGCACGTCAAACCATTGCTGCCAACTACGGATACACCGCCGCGCAGGTTTCTGTCACGATGAAAGACGGCGTCGCGGCCGTTGACGCCAGCGTCGACATACCATTGATCTTCGGTGGCTTCATGGGCAAGAAGTTCATACCGGTGAATGTCGCTTCGGAAGCAACTTTTGCCTATACGAAATATGAAATTGCGCTGGTGCTCGACACCACCGGCTCGATGGCCGGTGGCAAGCTTGTTTCCTTGCAAGACGCCGTCATCGGCTTGGTCGACGGTATGGAAGCGCTGGGACTGCAGAAGGATCAGATCAAGTTCGCACTGGTTCCCTATGCCGGTTTTGTCAATGTCGGGCCCGATTATGGTCCGAAGGTCGATGGTCTGGGGCTGATTTCCAAGCCCGGTGCCGATTGGCTGGATCAGGATGCCAAGGCGCCGGTCTCTCAATCTGACTTGCCATCGGAGTTCAGCCGGTTCGCGATGTACAAGCACCTGGGCGCCAAATGGCCTGGCTGTGTGGAAACCCGTATTCCCGAAGGCAAAGCCCAGCATGATGTCGATGATACGGTGCCCGACATCACCAATGCCAAATCACTCTTCACACCGTTCTTTGCCAGCGACGAACCGGATGTCGCATGGAAATATCCGAATTCCTACCTCCCGGATGAAGGACAACCGATCAAGGGCAAGAACGCGACAGAGACGGATAAGGAAAACCAGCTTGTTCGCTATGGCATGACCGAGAAATACGAAAAGCCGAAAAATGTTCTCGACGCAATCATTAAAACCCTCAAGTGGAAGAAGCCGAAAATCGACGATTCTCCGTCGTCCTTCTACTCAAACAAATCCGACCCGAAGGGTCCCGGCTTTGGCTGCGAAGTCGAACCGCTGGTGCCACTGACCGCGAAGTTCAGCGATATCACCAAGACCGTGAAGAAGCTTGAAGCCAATGGCTCTACCAACATGCTCGAAGGCGTGATGTGGGGATGGCGGGTGCTTTCCAGCCGCGAGCCCTTTAGCGGTGGTGCGGACGAAAGTGACAGTTCGGTCGAAAAGATCATGATCTTCCTGACCGACGGCAAGAACTCCTTCGGCAATCTCAACAACGATCTCGGGTCTGATTACACCAGCATGGGATATCTGGTTGACGGGCGCCTGGACAATCTGACCGCCGCGTCCGCAAATCAAACCACCAGCGCGCTGGACAAGAAGACCCTGTCCGCCTGCACCAACGCCAAGGCGGACGGCATCGAGATATATACAATCCGGCTCGAGGAACCAGATCTTGCGACAGGCAACCTGCTTTCCGAATGCGCTTCAACAAAGGCCCATTTCTTTGACGCCCCGTCGCGCCAGCAGCTTGCACCGATCTTCGACGCCATCAAGAAGGGCGTGGTGAAACTCCGGCTCAGCTCGTAA
- a CDS encoding GNAT family N-acetyltransferase, giving the protein MPSSFVALRKLASLATDRKTRMLFQSAFRHWCSIGGTLCSTICQSQTRRTWLRSRQDREGRTMSATPQNSFFPANASGLTAEAALEAERMQRAAAMVTVSNRLEQAEVPRLLEAAGKVIGRLAEPETVIRIAQKNPDAIWLFARRGRSHAEGFMSALLLNEAGRSALFDGSLNLLDPQDEYLVCQHERPAAIYVWASFTPGILAAGINRVMDRFDSPHYAEADVVSTSFTVRGHRAMVRRGFEHGVWHEGRFLEDFYMIPRRPKTLAERLPRYATHDPVLRPTGIRVVTGFDDMMRVAAVRSAVFIGEQACPFDEEFDGNDLAATHLLALVNNEPAGCMRVRYFGDFAKMERLAVRKEFRTSRTAFELVRASVALCKEKGFRRIYGHAREDYLPFWQHFGFKLKENGAPFAFSDHVFVEMVDDIEPSPTAISLMDGPYRLIRPEGAWHVQGPLELSAARHAHFHSQQM; this is encoded by the coding sequence ATGCCGAGCTCTTTTGTCGCCTTGCGAAAGCTCGCGAGCCTCGCAACGGATAGAAAAACCCGGATGCTGTTCCAATCAGCGTTCCGCCATTGGTGTTCCATAGGGGGAACTCTCTGTAGCACTATTTGCCAAAGTCAAACGCGAAGGACTTGGTTACGTTCTCGGCAAGATCGAGAGGGTCGCACCATGTCCGCCACACCACAAAATAGTTTTTTCCCAGCAAATGCAAGCGGGTTGACTGCGGAGGCGGCACTGGAAGCTGAACGGATGCAGCGTGCCGCCGCGATGGTTACTGTGTCAAACAGGTTGGAACAGGCCGAAGTGCCGCGACTTCTGGAGGCAGCTGGAAAGGTCATCGGACGGCTGGCAGAACCTGAAACAGTCATTCGCATTGCGCAGAAAAACCCTGACGCGATATGGTTGTTCGCGCGCCGGGGCAGGTCCCACGCAGAGGGCTTCATGTCGGCGCTTTTGCTCAATGAAGCAGGACGTTCAGCTCTTTTCGACGGCAGCTTGAACCTGCTCGATCCGCAGGACGAATATCTTGTGTGCCAACATGAGCGACCGGCGGCAATTTATGTCTGGGCAAGTTTTACGCCGGGCATCCTGGCTGCCGGGATCAACCGCGTCATGGATCGGTTTGATTCGCCCCATTATGCCGAGGCGGACGTTGTCTCCACGTCGTTTACCGTCCGTGGACATCGCGCCATGGTGCGGCGCGGATTTGAGCACGGCGTCTGGCACGAAGGCCGCTTTCTCGAGGATTTCTACATGATCCCGCGCCGGCCGAAAACACTTGCCGAGCGTCTGCCTCGCTATGCCACGCATGATCCTGTTTTGCGGCCAACCGGCATTCGGGTGGTCACCGGCTTTGATGACATGATGCGCGTCGCTGCGGTGCGCTCGGCGGTCTTCATCGGTGAGCAGGCTTGCCCGTTCGATGAGGAATTCGATGGCAATGATCTGGCTGCGACCCATCTGCTCGCGCTGGTCAACAACGAGCCGGCAGGATGCATGCGCGTGCGCTATTTTGGTGACTTCGCCAAAATGGAGCGGCTGGCAGTGCGCAAGGAGTTCCGCACCTCACGCACGGCCTTCGAGTTGGTGCGCGCCAGTGTTGCGCTGTGCAAGGAGAAGGGCTTCCGCCGCATTTATGGTCACGCGCGCGAGGATTATCTGCCCTTCTGGCAGCATTTCGGCTTCAAGCTCAAGGAAAACGGCGCGCCATTTGCCTTCTCCGATCATGTGTTTGTTGAAATGGTCGATGATATCGAGCCTTCTCCGACCGCCATCTCGCTTATGGACGGGCCCTATCGCCTGATCCGTCCGGAAGGCGCGTGGCATGTTCAGGGCCCGCTTGAACTCTCCGCTGCGCGTCATGCGCATTTTCATAGTCAGCAGATGTGA
- a CDS encoding LysR family transcriptional regulator, translating into MEHQWRNADWNSIRVFLSVARLASFRKATKELGMSVNTVRRTITRLEDQLGYALLFRESEGVRLTDEGRRVVLAARDVESSVSDMWRVAAMAEREASGPIRLAITEGLGSFWLTPRIVDYMNQTGAQNRIELQCAMRSVDVLRMEADISVQLEMPKRPELKVKRLGYLHLIPFASASYLEQFGRPKNVADMVNHRVVEQQTDQLRGYELDKIFGSKIADRMVRMKTNFSSAHYWAVAKGAGIGLMPNYARAIGGDVEHIDLGFDFRVEIWLATHPEVAKSARHKAFIDFLTDSFDDRKYPWFGPDTMTPAEIEKRFSQDDLRSYFEGFTARS; encoded by the coding sequence ATGGAACACCAATGGCGGAACGCTGATTGGAACAGCATCCGGGTTTTTCTATCCGTTGCGAGGCTCGCGAGCTTTCGCAAGGCGACAAAAGAGCTCGGCATGTCTGTCAATACGGTGCGTCGAACGATTACCAGGCTCGAAGACCAGTTGGGCTATGCTTTGCTGTTTCGCGAATCCGAGGGCGTGAGATTGACCGACGAAGGCCGCCGCGTGGTGCTGGCCGCGCGGGACGTCGAAAGTTCTGTATCGGACATGTGGCGCGTGGCCGCCATGGCAGAGCGCGAGGCCAGTGGCCCGATCCGGCTTGCCATCACCGAAGGCCTGGGCAGTTTCTGGCTGACGCCGCGAATTGTCGATTACATGAACCAGACCGGCGCACAGAACCGGATCGAGCTGCAATGCGCCATGCGGTCAGTTGATGTCTTGCGCATGGAAGCCGACATTTCCGTACAACTGGAAATGCCCAAGCGGCCGGAGCTCAAGGTCAAACGGCTGGGGTATCTGCACCTCATTCCCTTTGCCAGCGCAAGCTATCTGGAGCAATTCGGTCGCCCTAAAAATGTTGCCGACATGGTCAATCACCGCGTCGTCGAACAGCAGACCGACCAGTTGCGGGGCTATGAACTCGACAAGATCTTCGGATCCAAGATTGCCGACCGCATGGTGCGGATGAAGACCAATTTTTCCTCCGCGCATTACTGGGCCGTCGCAAAGGGCGCAGGCATCGGCCTGATGCCGAATTATGCAAGAGCAATCGGCGGCGATGTCGAGCACATCGATCTCGGCTTCGATTTTCGTGTCGAAATCTGGCTTGCGACCCACCCGGAAGTCGCCAAAAGCGCCCGCCACAAAGCCTTTATCGATTTTCTGACAGACAGCTTTGACGACCGGAAATATCCATGGTTCGGACCTGACACAATGACGCCCGCGGAGATCGAGAAGCGGTTTTCGCAGGACGACCTCAGGTCATATTTCGAAGGGTTTACTGCACGCTCATGA
- a CDS encoding MerR family transcriptional regulator, translating to MDKSPDAFRTISEVADDLDLPQHVLRFWETRFTQIKPMKRGGGRRYYRPDDIDLLKGIRTLLYDQGYTIKGVQKLLKVNGNKFVNAVGAGDMAAVEALSASMAQEAAPSRPPAKVEEEDQLVGKARLPSTRRFFGLGGDTDKSGQEASEGAAGSSGGGLMRDDRALLQEALYDLLECKRLLDQVR from the coding sequence ATGGACAAGAGCCCTGACGCGTTCCGGACTATTTCCGAGGTGGCGGATGACCTGGACCTCCCGCAGCATGTGCTGCGATTTTGGGAGACAAGATTCACCCAGATCAAGCCGATGAAGCGTGGCGGAGGCCGGAGATATTACCGGCCGGACGACATTGACCTTCTCAAGGGTATCCGCACCCTTCTTTACGATCAGGGTTACACGATCAAGGGCGTGCAGAAGCTGTTGAAGGTCAACGGCAACAAGTTCGTCAATGCTGTTGGCGCCGGTGACATGGCGGCAGTCGAGGCCTTGTCTGCCAGTATGGCCCAGGAGGCGGCCCCATCACGGCCTCCGGCCAAGGTGGAAGAAGAAGACCAGTTGGTTGGTAAAGCGCGGTTGCCCTCTACCCGCCGGTTTTTCGGACTTGGCGGCGACACCGACAAGTCCGGGCAGGAGGCTTCGGAAGGGGCGGCCGGATCAAGCGGCGGCGGACTTATGCGCGACGACAGGGCCCTTCTGCAGGAAGCGCTTTACGATCTTCTGGAATGCAAGCGGCTACTTGATCAGGTCCGGTGA
- a CDS encoding integration host factor subunit alpha, with the protein MSGKTITRADLAEAVFRKVGLSRTESAELVEMVIDEVCGAIVRGDSVKLSSFATFQVREKKERIGRNPKTGEEVPISPRRVMTFKASNVLKSRVLKGHTTRKVKGKTKP; encoded by the coding sequence ATGAGTGGTAAAACGATCACCAGAGCTGACCTTGCAGAAGCGGTATTCCGCAAAGTAGGGCTCTCCAGAACTGAATCTGCAGAACTTGTTGAAATGGTCATTGACGAAGTCTGTGGAGCCATCGTTCGTGGCGACAGCGTAAAGCTCTCCTCATTTGCGACATTTCAAGTCCGCGAGAAAAAGGAACGGATCGGGCGCAACCCCAAGACCGGGGAAGAGGTGCCGATCAGTCCGCGCCGGGTGATGACCTTCAAAGCTTCCAACGTGCTCAAGAGCCGCGTCCTCAAAGGCCACACGACCCGCAAGGTCAAAGGCAAGACCAAGCCGTAA
- a CDS encoding beta-ketoacyl-ACP synthase III: MIRSVVRGFGAQLPERIMKNSDFEGVIETSDEWIVQRTGIRQRHIAGEGETTASLGEMAARAALARAEMTPADIDLIICATSTPDNTFPATAVNIQNRLGMHHGAAFDLQAVCSGFVFAVTTADSYIKSGLAKRVLVIGAETFSRILDWEDRTTCVLFGDGAGAIVLEAAEGDGTNDDRGVLTAHLRSDGAHREKLYVDGGPSTTGTVGHLRMQGREVFKHAVGMITDVIEAAYAATGLGSDDIDWFVPHQANRRIIDASARKLGIDDAKVVVTVDHHGNTSAASIPLALAEAAADGRIKQGDLVLLEAMGGGFTWGSVLLRW, translated from the coding sequence ATGATCCGTTCAGTTGTACGTGGTTTCGGGGCTCAACTCCCCGAGCGAATCATGAAAAATAGTGATTTCGAAGGTGTTATCGAGACCAGTGACGAATGGATCGTTCAGCGGACCGGTATTCGTCAGCGCCATATTGCAGGCGAAGGCGAAACCACCGCTTCACTCGGAGAAATGGCCGCTCGAGCAGCCCTCGCTCGCGCTGAAATGACACCAGCAGATATTGACCTGATCATCTGCGCAACCTCGACGCCGGACAACACATTCCCGGCAACCGCGGTCAACATCCAGAACCGTCTCGGCATGCATCATGGTGCGGCCTTTGATTTGCAGGCGGTCTGCTCGGGATTTGTTTTTGCCGTGACGACGGCCGACAGCTACATCAAGTCGGGCCTGGCCAAGCGTGTGCTGGTCATCGGTGCCGAGACGTTTTCCCGAATTCTTGACTGGGAAGACCGGACCACATGCGTGCTGTTCGGCGATGGCGCAGGAGCGATCGTGCTGGAGGCAGCCGAAGGTGACGGGACCAACGACGATCGCGGCGTGCTGACGGCGCATTTGCGCTCAGACGGCGCCCACCGCGAAAAACTCTATGTCGATGGCGGTCCGTCGACCACCGGCACTGTAGGGCATTTGCGCATGCAGGGACGCGAAGTCTTCAAGCACGCGGTCGGGATGATCACCGACGTGATCGAGGCAGCCTATGCAGCCACCGGTCTGGGGTCCGATGACATCGACTGGTTCGTTCCGCATCAGGCAAACCGTCGGATCATCGACGCGTCAGCGCGCAAACTCGGCATTGACGATGCCAAAGTGGTTGTCACCGTTGACCACCATGGTAATACTTCTGCAGCATCAATTCCGCTGGCGCTTGCCGAAGCGGCGGCTGATGGCAGGATCAAGCAGGGCGACCTTGTCCTGCTTGAAGCGATGGGTGGTGGCTTCACATGGGGATCGGTGCTTTTGCGCTGGTAG
- the plsX gene encoding phosphate acyltransferase PlsX, whose protein sequence is MIRIAVDLMGGDHGPKVVVPGVAKALERHPEIRFTLFGLEAECLAVLEKFPALRQASTFVACEIAVSMDDKPSQALRHGRYRSSMWRSIEAVKTGDADVCVSAGNTGALMAMSRFCLRTMANIDRPAIAAIWPTARGESIVLDVGATIGADAQQLIDFTMMGAAMARALFEIEKPTVGLLNIGVEEVKGMEEVKEAGRLIREAAMPSFDYYGFVEGGDLGKGTVDVVVTEGFVGNVALKTAEGTARQIAGYLRAAMSRTLMARIGYFFAKGAFDLLREKMDPGKVNGGVFLGLNGIVIKSHGGADVDGFAAAVDVGYDMVRNGLKSKIEHDLNLYHTRRSALAVPAVDSSSS, encoded by the coding sequence GTGATCAGAATCGCAGTGGACTTAATGGGGGGTGATCATGGCCCCAAGGTGGTCGTGCCCGGCGTCGCCAAGGCGTTGGAGCGTCACCCGGAGATCCGCTTCACCCTGTTCGGCCTCGAGGCCGAGTGTCTTGCCGTGCTTGAGAAGTTTCCCGCTCTTCGCCAAGCCTCGACCTTCGTGGCCTGCGAAATTGCAGTGAGCATGGATGACAAGCCGAGTCAGGCGTTGCGCCACGGACGGTACCGGTCGTCGATGTGGCGCAGCATCGAGGCCGTCAAGACCGGTGACGCAGATGTCTGCGTTTCGGCAGGCAACACCGGCGCATTGATGGCGATGTCGAGGTTTTGCCTTCGTACCATGGCCAATATAGATCGTCCGGCGATTGCGGCGATCTGGCCCACCGCGCGCGGCGAGAGCATCGTGCTTGATGTCGGCGCCACAATCGGCGCCGATGCACAGCAGCTTATTGACTTCACCATGATGGGAGCCGCGATGGCGCGGGCCTTGTTCGAGATCGAAAAACCCACTGTCGGGCTCCTCAATATCGGTGTCGAGGAAGTCAAGGGCATGGAAGAGGTCAAGGAAGCCGGGCGCCTGATTCGCGAGGCGGCGATGCCAAGTTTCGACTATTACGGCTTTGTCGAAGGCGGTGATCTGGGCAAGGGGACCGTCGATGTGGTGGTCACCGAAGGCTTCGTCGGAAATGTAGCGCTCAAGACGGCGGAGGGCACAGCTCGCCAGATCGCCGGATATTTGCGGGCCGCCATGTCGCGAACCCTGATGGCTCGGATTGGATATTTTTTCGCCAAGGGTGCCTTTGATCTGCTGCGCGAGAAAATGGATCCGGGTAAGGTCAATGGTGGCGTGTTTCTTGGCCTCAACGGCATTGTCATCAAGAGCCATGGCGGCGCTGACGTCGATGGCTTCGCCGCAGCGGTCGATGTCGGCTACGACATGGTCCGCAATGGTTTGAAATCCAAGATCGAGCACGATCTCAATCTCTATCACACACGTCGCTCCGCGCTTGCCGTGCCGGCCGTCGACAGCTCTTCCAGCTAG
- a CDS encoding DUF177 domain-containing protein: MKQSDNDPYSYPVKVSNISASPATLRFSADAADLKRLESQWGVSEVTAFKAEVVLGRWKRDGVRVSGHISASIVQPCVATLEPVTQQLEEDFETIFLPENSRLAARILDGNGEMFLDPEGPDLPETFSGDSIDLGAVVAEFAALAIDSYPRKPGLEFSDRIESDPSSDKKPSPFSVLQGLKREDSTG, translated from the coding sequence ATGAAACAGTCAGACAACGATCCGTATTCCTATCCGGTCAAGGTAAGCAACATATCGGCCAGCCCGGCTACCCTTCGCTTTTCAGCTGATGCAGCCGATCTCAAGCGGCTTGAGAGCCAATGGGGCGTGTCCGAGGTGACGGCATTCAAGGCAGAAGTGGTGCTGGGCCGATGGAAACGCGATGGCGTAAGGGTTTCCGGTCATATCAGTGCTTCAATCGTCCAGCCATGTGTCGCGACCCTGGAGCCGGTGACTCAGCAGCTTGAAGAGGACTTCGAAACCATCTTCCTGCCGGAGAACTCCCGACTTGCAGCCCGCATACTCGACGGCAATGGCGAGATGTTTCTCGACCCGGAAGGTCCGGATTTGCCGGAAACCTTCAGTGGCGATTCTATCGATCTTGGTGCTGTCGTTGCCGAATTTGCAGCGCTTGCAATCGATTCCTACCCACGCAAACCGGGTCTGGAATTCAGTGACAGGATCGAGAGTGATCCGTCATCGGACAAAAAACCGTCACCTTTTTCTGTTCTGCAAGGATTGAAGCGCGAAGATTCCACCGGTTAG